A section of the Stenotrophomonas acidaminiphila genome encodes:
- a CDS encoding transcriptional regulator, with product MRANRSKSALLYRQLRRALQSGRYLPGQRIDPGTLAEEFSISPTPVRFALYRLVGEGLIDDHARDGLHVPLLTEVALRDLYDWMERLLLMACEVEAPPAVSAGEALPYLPGGPRGDPVKGTWQLFDAIARAPGFRPLHHAVKQANDRLAPVRRAKRGLIDQPDEELARLGGHWQARDMVALRAGLRAYHARRRQLVPRIVALLVDRRDQQP from the coding sequence ATGCGTGCGAACCGCTCCAAGAGCGCACTGCTCTACCGCCAGCTCCGGCGGGCCTTGCAGTCGGGGCGCTACCTGCCCGGGCAGCGGATCGATCCGGGCACGCTGGCCGAGGAATTCAGCATCAGTCCCACGCCGGTGCGGTTCGCGCTGTACCGCCTGGTCGGCGAGGGGCTGATCGACGATCACGCCCGCGACGGACTGCATGTGCCGCTGCTCACCGAAGTCGCCCTGCGCGACCTCTACGACTGGATGGAACGCCTGCTGCTGATGGCCTGCGAGGTCGAGGCACCGCCCGCGGTGAGCGCCGGCGAAGCACTGCCGTACCTGCCTGGCGGTCCCCGCGGCGACCCGGTCAAGGGCACCTGGCAGCTGTTCGACGCCATCGCCCGCGCGCCCGGATTCCGCCCGCTGCACCATGCGGTGAAACAGGCCAACGACCGGCTCGCGCCGGTGCGTCGCGCCAAACGCGGCCTCATCGACCAGCCCGACGAGGAACTGGCGCGGCTCGGCGGCCACTGGCAGGCGCGCGACATGGTGGCGCTGCGGGCCGGGCTGCGCGCGTATCACGCACGCCGCAGGCAACTGGTGCCGCGGATCGTGGCACTGCTCGTCGACCGTCGCGACCAGCAGCCGTAA
- a CDS encoding asparagine synthase: MEPHYLLLFGESARDAASTEASLLARGFRCELRTPHACLYVSTATPVLRWPGHGVLIGRLFDRNGKAITLPFGLDSNAEEREHQVLHDSWGEYLLVQLAGSAEDPILRLLRDPSGAVPCVYQVTGKGGFVTSDIALAAHLGLYHKTVDWAAMAHGLAYPYLRTGRTTLDQLRELLPGFVLHCDGTGSSTRMAWTPWRFVSSDRRHEDRDAAAADIRSAVSMVVCAMTAADRKLVVELSGGLDSSIVAVCLQEQAATAIFCTLVMPVAGTDERPYARLVTDALATELVTQQVGFQNVRFDFPLAPSAFLPAMGILQNAVNEAWEVAGAAHAADSYVSGGGGDTVFCYLKTAAPAADAFRENGLLAGIAAIEDLSTLHQCTFWTALRLTLRKLARPGRDVWKQDRRFLAMEHVPEAPEYHGWLDMPVDALPGDREKIQDLIGTQLFRDTAPRRGGRSVHFPLLSQPVMEACLRVPSWMWINRGRNRAVARDAFSDRLPLAVRDRRSKGSYTGYMAAAYARNRQGMRRFLGEGQLAAHGLLDHAALMDFLDHELAPRDLSFLRVFDLCAAENWARQQV, translated from the coding sequence ATGGAACCACACTATCTTCTCCTGTTCGGCGAGAGCGCACGCGACGCCGCATCGACGGAAGCGTCCCTGCTTGCCCGGGGATTCCGCTGTGAACTACGTACCCCGCATGCCTGCCTGTACGTCTCCACCGCCACACCCGTGCTGAGGTGGCCTGGCCACGGCGTCCTGATAGGCCGGCTTTTCGACCGCAATGGCAAGGCAATCACCCTCCCCTTCGGTCTGGATTCAAACGCGGAGGAGCGCGAGCACCAGGTACTGCACGACAGCTGGGGCGAGTACCTACTGGTACAGCTGGCTGGGTCTGCTGAGGACCCGATACTGCGACTTCTGCGCGATCCGTCCGGCGCGGTACCGTGTGTCTACCAGGTGACCGGCAAGGGGGGATTCGTGACCTCCGACATCGCCCTGGCCGCGCACCTGGGCCTGTACCACAAGACAGTGGACTGGGCCGCGATGGCACATGGACTGGCCTATCCCTACCTGAGGACGGGGCGTACCACGTTGGACCAGCTACGAGAGCTACTGCCGGGGTTTGTGCTCCACTGTGACGGCACCGGCTCCTCCACGCGGATGGCCTGGACACCTTGGCGTTTCGTGTCTTCCGATAGGCGCCATGAGGATCGCGACGCGGCCGCGGCGGATATACGCTCAGCGGTCAGCATGGTGGTCTGCGCAATGACTGCCGCGGACCGGAAGTTGGTGGTGGAACTATCAGGCGGTCTTGATTCGTCCATCGTCGCGGTCTGCCTTCAGGAGCAAGCCGCGACCGCCATCTTCTGTACGCTGGTGATGCCGGTGGCCGGGACCGATGAGCGCCCCTATGCACGCCTGGTGACGGATGCCCTTGCAACCGAGCTCGTCACCCAGCAGGTTGGATTCCAGAATGTCCGCTTTGACTTTCCATTGGCGCCGTCGGCGTTCCTGCCGGCGATGGGTATCCTGCAGAATGCGGTGAACGAAGCCTGGGAGGTGGCTGGCGCAGCCCACGCGGCGGACAGCTATGTGTCCGGCGGAGGCGGAGATACCGTCTTCTGCTACCTGAAGACAGCAGCACCGGCCGCCGACGCCTTCCGCGAGAACGGGCTGTTGGCCGGCATCGCCGCCATTGAAGACCTCTCCACCCTTCACCAGTGCACGTTCTGGACAGCACTGCGGCTGACGCTGCGCAAGCTGGCTCGTCCAGGGCGCGACGTGTGGAAGCAGGACCGCCGCTTCCTTGCCATGGAACATGTGCCCGAAGCACCCGAGTACCATGGGTGGCTGGACATGCCGGTCGATGCGTTGCCGGGGGACCGGGAGAAGATCCAGGATCTCATCGGTACACAGTTGTTCCGTGATACCGCCCCCCGCCGCGGAGGGCGTTCCGTGCACTTTCCGCTGCTGTCACAGCCGGTCATGGAAGCATGCCTGCGCGTTCCTTCATGGATGTGGATAAATCGAGGCCGAAATCGCGCGGTGGCGCGCGACGCCTTCTCAGACCGGCTGCCGCTGGCTGTTCGCGATCGGCGCAGCAAGGGCTCGTATACCGGCTACATGGCCGCCGCCTATGCCCGCAACAGGCAGGGTATGCGCCGGTTTCTGGGAGAAGGACAGCTGGCTGCCCATGGGTTGCTGGACCACGCTGCGCTGATGGACTTCCTGGACCATGAACTGGCCCCCCGTGACCTTTCGTTCCTGCGCGTCTTCGACCTGTGTGCCGCGGAAAACTGGGCCAGGCAGCAGGTCTAG
- a CDS encoding dipeptidyl aminopeptidase, which produces MGPCVTRASCIFRTHTWPAALGLVLVVACTSPGAGAVTISPRRLLELSDLGNPALSPDGRQIAFRVERASVERNAYDSIWYVQRLDGRSPPLRIGEGGEPIRELVTGLVMPSPAVWSQDGRWLYYRARIDGRVSVLRAASDGASAVEMVHDPADVQDFALGADGARLFYSVGATRDAVLAAEQREYEQGVRIDETVVLAAGLHRSARVNGRAATQRFLGDWFSTGPLLADMPARWKVVDLDTGVVRDAAVHELPSGTKKAASFSAALPITTMRAAHPHDGRVAVVFPAGEPESGMLQPRDGMLAVLPHMRSTQWRRCTDRLCNGRTISDVRWRPGHDEVLFTTTDHERGRAQSIYRWNVATGAVQPVVVSAGLVSGSQRHWDVPCAVSAMTLVCVAAEADRPPRLEAIDIDTGQRRILFEPNKGLEKDIAAVAPARMIRWTDVRGREFTGQFFEAKNAGRPSPLFVTFYTCQGFLRGGLGDEWPLASLAEQGISALCINALPGFRLDYVERHDQGRTAVESVVAALAAEGKVDPHRVGMGGLSFGSEVTLWTLMHSDVVAAASVSSISPTPSYYLLNSLRAPFRSNLQLMWQLGAPDETPERWKTISPAFQLDRVRVPVLFQLPEQEFRMLLDYALPLLRRQQGDLYVFPEEAHIKFQPRHKLAAYHRNIDWFRFWLQAYEDPDPGKTVQYRLWRQMRAHGSGAEYRGRTGETD; this is translated from the coding sequence ATGGGGCCATGCGTCACCCGCGCCTCCTGCATCTTCCGCACCCACACCTGGCCGGCGGCACTGGGGCTGGTGCTGGTGGTGGCGTGCACCTCACCGGGAGCGGGTGCCGTGACAATCTCGCCACGCCGGCTTCTTGAGCTGAGTGACCTGGGCAATCCTGCACTCTCGCCCGACGGCCGCCAGATAGCTTTCCGTGTGGAGCGTGCATCCGTCGAGCGTAACGCCTATGACAGCATCTGGTATGTGCAACGCCTGGATGGACGTTCGCCGCCGCTACGGATCGGCGAGGGCGGGGAGCCGATCCGCGAACTCGTCACCGGACTGGTCATGCCGTCGCCCGCGGTATGGTCCCAGGATGGGCGCTGGCTCTACTACCGTGCCCGAATCGATGGCCGCGTATCGGTTTTGCGCGCCGCCAGCGACGGTGCAAGTGCCGTTGAGATGGTGCACGACCCGGCTGACGTCCAGGACTTCGCGCTGGGCGCGGACGGAGCCCGGCTGTTCTACAGCGTCGGCGCTACGCGCGATGCGGTCTTGGCCGCCGAGCAGCGCGAGTATGAGCAGGGCGTGCGCATCGACGAAACGGTCGTGTTGGCTGCCGGCCTGCACCGTTCGGCCAGGGTCAATGGCCGCGCCGCAACCCAGCGGTTTCTCGGCGACTGGTTCTCGACCGGCCCGTTGCTCGCGGATATGCCGGCGAGATGGAAAGTCGTTGACCTGGATACCGGAGTGGTGCGGGATGCAGCTGTGCACGAGCTGCCGAGCGGGACGAAGAAGGCCGCCAGCTTCTCTGCGGCCCTGCCAATAACGACGATGCGGGCGGCGCATCCACACGATGGCCGTGTCGCGGTCGTGTTCCCGGCAGGTGAGCCCGAGTCCGGCATGTTGCAGCCTCGGGACGGAATGCTGGCCGTACTGCCGCACATGCGGTCAACCCAGTGGCGACGTTGTACCGACCGCCTGTGCAACGGGCGGACGATAAGCGATGTGCGCTGGCGACCTGGGCACGACGAAGTGCTGTTCACGACCACCGATCATGAGCGTGGGCGCGCGCAGTCCATCTATCGCTGGAACGTTGCCACGGGAGCGGTCCAGCCCGTCGTGGTGTCGGCCGGCCTGGTCAGCGGAAGCCAACGCCACTGGGACGTGCCTTGCGCGGTATCGGCGATGACGCTGGTATGCGTTGCCGCAGAGGCGGACCGTCCGCCACGCCTGGAGGCGATCGATATCGACACTGGACAGCGGCGGATCCTGTTCGAGCCCAACAAGGGGTTGGAAAAGGACATCGCCGCCGTGGCACCTGCCCGGATGATCCGCTGGACAGACGTACGCGGGCGCGAGTTCACTGGGCAATTTTTCGAGGCGAAAAATGCTGGCAGGCCATCCCCGCTGTTCGTAACGTTCTATACCTGCCAAGGCTTCCTGCGTGGTGGACTGGGTGACGAATGGCCGCTGGCATCGCTTGCCGAGCAAGGCATATCGGCACTGTGCATTAATGCTCTGCCTGGCTTCCGTCTGGACTACGTCGAGCGCCACGATCAGGGGCGGACAGCCGTGGAAAGCGTGGTTGCGGCCCTTGCTGCCGAAGGGAAGGTCGATCCGCATCGGGTCGGCATGGGCGGACTCAGCTTCGGCAGCGAGGTGACGTTGTGGACCCTCATGCACTCTGACGTAGTCGCAGCCGCGTCCGTATCCAGCATTTCACCGACGCCGAGCTACTACCTGCTCAACAGCCTGCGTGCGCCATTCCGCAGCAATCTGCAGCTGATGTGGCAACTTGGCGCGCCCGACGAGACTCCGGAGCGCTGGAAGACGATATCACCTGCTTTCCAGCTGGACAGAGTGCGTGTCCCGGTGCTGTTCCAGTTGCCGGAACAGGAGTTCAGGATGCTGCTGGATTACGCGTTGCCTCTGCTGCGCAGGCAACAGGGCGATCTGTACGTGTTCCCGGAAGAAGCCCACATCAAGTTCCAACCACGGCACAAGCTGGCTGCCTACCATCGCAACATCGACTGGTTCCGCTTCTGGCTGCAGGCATACGAGGATCCCGATCCCGGGAAGACGGTGCAGTACCGTCTATGGCGCCAAATGCGCGCGCATGGATCAGGAGCGGAGTATCGCGGGCGGACCGGCGAAACAGACTAG
- a CDS encoding TonB-dependent receptor, with amino-acid sequence MKTRALRNAISIALFATLYGQAGTAPAREAGAARAAPGAGQGATPRQAPPVDKEAGQGAGAPRAAAAAATPPADATTELETVTVTGTRIRGGTTPSPVIAIDSEQIRQEGFSTLGEVVRSLPQNFNGGQNPGVTGAASGVGNQDLTGGSALNLRGLGADASLTLLNGRRMAYDGFSQAVDISAIPVEAVERLEIVADGASAIYGSDAVGGVANVILKRDFDGVALGMRRATTADGGFATQEYTATAGAQWQRGGMIATFKDTTSDPIHARQRAYTRHLGEHYTIHGGSDARSGLLSLHQALGEVAELRLDALRTRRDMLRYASQGNSYYRYTPQTDIALVSPSVAFFLGSWTLTVGGAHGSDENTDERYFVSAAGSRRVTQTCYCNRSRSYEIGAEGPLFAIGGGEARVAVGIGSREDTFRYRPRVTGTPYGGDERARSAYAELSAPLVTPSRRVPGMHRLELSAALRSEDYASFGAVTTPKLGVIYDPNAHLTLKASWGRSFKAPTLLQRHQDRMAYLWRASAVGATAGPADATVLMSYGGNAELEAERARTWTASLAVHPLAAPGLEAELTWFDVDYTDRVVEPVSYAQALSNPAYAEFVDHAPTPEQITQLLSIYNSAFYNLAGAPYDPTKVVAIIRDQYVNAARQRIQGIDLSVSYRLDLPRGQLSIRGASSWLDSEQRTSANQPVHALAGTVANPARFNGRLGAVWTSGGFTASAFANHTSGVTDRRGAMSEKGASFTTLDTTLGYDLATRDGIVPALSLGLSVQNVLNRAPPLYAPAVATYVPYDATNYPAIGRLVSASVSMRW; translated from the coding sequence ATGAAGACCCGCGCTTTACGCAACGCCATTTCCATCGCCCTGTTCGCCACGCTCTATGGCCAGGCTGGCACCGCCCCGGCGCGCGAGGCAGGCGCGGCCCGCGCCGCGCCGGGCGCAGGGCAGGGCGCCACGCCGCGGCAGGCGCCGCCGGTGGACAAGGAAGCAGGGCAGGGCGCCGGTGCGCCGCGCGCGGCCGCCGCGGCGGCGACACCACCGGCCGACGCGACGACCGAGCTGGAAACGGTGACCGTCACCGGCACCCGCATCCGCGGTGGCACCACGCCCTCGCCGGTGATCGCCATCGACAGCGAGCAGATCCGCCAGGAGGGTTTCAGTACGCTGGGCGAGGTGGTGCGCAGCCTGCCGCAGAACTTCAATGGTGGGCAGAACCCGGGGGTTACCGGCGCGGCGTCGGGTGTCGGCAACCAGGACCTCACCGGCGGGTCCGCCCTGAATCTGCGCGGTCTGGGTGCGGATGCGTCGCTGACGCTGCTCAATGGCCGCCGCATGGCGTACGACGGGTTCTCGCAGGCGGTGGACATCAGCGCCATTCCGGTGGAGGCGGTGGAGCGCCTGGAGATCGTTGCCGATGGCGCGTCGGCGATCTATGGCTCGGACGCCGTCGGGGGCGTGGCCAACGTGATCCTCAAGCGTGACTTTGATGGCGTGGCGCTGGGGATGCGGCGCGCCACCACCGCCGACGGCGGGTTCGCCACGCAGGAGTACACCGCGACCGCTGGTGCGCAGTGGCAACGCGGCGGGATGATCGCCACCTTCAAGGACACCACGTCCGATCCGATCCATGCGCGTCAACGCGCCTACACCCGGCATCTGGGCGAGCACTACACGATCCACGGCGGCAGCGACGCGCGCAGCGGACTGCTCAGCCTCCACCAGGCGCTGGGCGAGGTGGCCGAGCTGAGACTCGATGCGCTGCGTACCCGGCGCGACATGTTGCGCTACGCGAGCCAGGGCAACTCCTACTACCGCTATACCCCACAGACCGACATCGCGCTGGTCTCGCCCAGCGTCGCGTTCTTCCTGGGAAGCTGGACACTCACCGTCGGCGGCGCGCACGGCAGCGACGAGAACACCGACGAGCGCTATTTCGTCTCCGCGGCCGGAAGCAGGCGGGTGACGCAGACGTGCTACTGCAACCGCAGCCGCTCCTATGAGATCGGCGCGGAAGGGCCGCTGTTCGCGATTGGAGGAGGGGAGGCGCGCGTGGCGGTCGGTATCGGTTCGCGTGAGGACACGTTCCGGTATCGTCCGCGCGTCACCGGGACACCTTATGGCGGCGACGAACGCGCGCGTTCGGCCTACGCCGAGCTCAGCGCGCCATTGGTCACCCCGTCTCGTCGCGTACCCGGCATGCATCGCCTGGAACTAAGTGCGGCGCTGCGCAGTGAGGATTACGCCAGCTTCGGAGCCGTGACCACGCCGAAGCTTGGCGTGATCTACGATCCCAATGCCCACCTTACCCTCAAGGCCTCATGGGGACGATCATTCAAGGCGCCGACGTTGCTGCAGCGGCATCAGGACCGGATGGCGTACCTGTGGCGTGCATCCGCGGTGGGAGCGACGGCAGGCCCCGCCGATGCCACCGTGCTGATGTCCTATGGCGGCAACGCGGAACTGGAAGCCGAGCGCGCGCGCACCTGGACCGCCTCGCTGGCGGTACATCCGCTGGCGGCACCCGGGCTGGAAGCAGAACTGACCTGGTTCGATGTCGACTATACGGACCGCGTGGTGGAGCCGGTGAGCTATGCGCAGGCGCTTTCAAATCCGGCATATGCGGAGTTCGTGGACCATGCGCCGACACCCGAGCAGATAACGCAGCTGCTGTCGATCTACAACAGCGCGTTCTACAACCTGGCCGGAGCGCCCTACGATCCCACGAAGGTGGTGGCAATCATCCGCGATCAGTATGTCAATGCGGCACGACAGCGCATCCAGGGCATCGATCTGTCGGTGTCATACCGGCTTGATCTGCCGCGGGGACAGCTGTCAATCAGGGGGGCGTCCAGCTGGCTCGACAGCGAACAGCGGACCAGCGCGAACCAACCGGTTCATGCCCTGGCCGGCACGGTTGCCAATCCAGCACGGTTCAACGGACGCCTCGGTGCGGTTTGGACGTCAGGGGGATTCACCGCGTCCGCATTTGCCAATCACACCAGCGGGGTAACCGATCGCCGCGGCGCGATGTCCGAGAAGGGCGCATCGTTCACCACGCTGGACACCACGCTGGGCTACGACCTGGCTACCCGCGACGGCATTGTCCCGGCGCTTTCGCTGGGTCTGTCGGTGCAGAACGTTCTCAATCGCGCTCCTCCGCTGTATGCACCGGCCGTCGCGACGTATGTGCCTTATGACGCCACGAACTATCCGGCCATCGGACGGCTCGTCAGTGCGTCGGTTTCGATGCGCTGGTAA
- a CDS encoding transcriptional regulator: MYTALSEKRELPVYSVRLREARETYGISQRNLGIKAGLDDFVASTRVNRYETGVHQPDLQTLQRIAEVLDLPVAYFFAEDDALAELIKQYGRGKHGKG, from the coding sequence ATGTACACGGCCTTGTCCGAGAAGAGAGAGCTCCCCGTCTACAGCGTGCGTCTGCGCGAAGCGCGGGAGACCTATGGCATCTCGCAGCGCAATCTCGGCATCAAGGCCGGGCTGGACGATTTCGTCGCCAGCACCCGCGTCAACCGCTACGAAACCGGCGTCCACCAGCCCGACCTGCAGACCCTGCAGCGCATCGCCGAGGTGCTCGACCTGCCGGTGGCGTACTTCTTCGCCGAGGACGACGCGCTCGCGGAATTGATCAAGCAGTACGGGCGCGGGAAGCACGGCAAAGGCTGA
- a CDS encoding aminoglycoside phosphotransferase: MTACSHRVQGLNNDEVPADWPAIAPHEIAWLAGRFAQLRGATAAQWHSPRPLSAAALVETATGRVFVKRHHHSVRDAATLGEEHRFIAHLAAAGVPVVQVLRDHDGATAVEHDGWTYELHTPGNGEDLYRDAVSWTPLTNVAQARDAGRMLARLHQAATRYHAPQRGTHLLVARDDLIRSHDPIAALKADLDNRPGLARYLARIPWEEQLRRIVLPWHAGLAERLRDEPRLWAHNDWHVSNLLWQGDTVSTVLDFGLASPASALFDLATAIERNAVAWLELERGAQAVRIDIALALLDGYRQLLPLSAARMHLLADLLPVVHLDFALSEVEYFEGVTGSTANADVAWQPFLLGHAQWFGSAEGQALLAALHAAA; encoded by the coding sequence ATGACCGCCTGCTCCCACCGCGTCCAGGGCCTCAACAACGACGAGGTGCCCGCCGACTGGCCCGCCATCGCCCCGCACGAGATCGCGTGGCTGGCCGGGCGCTTCGCGCAGCTGCGCGGCGCGACCGCCGCGCAGTGGCACAGCCCGCGGCCGCTGTCGGCCGCGGCGCTGGTGGAAACCGCCACCGGGCGCGTGTTCGTCAAGCGCCACCACCACAGCGTGCGCGACGCCGCCACGCTGGGCGAGGAGCACCGCTTCATCGCGCACCTGGCGGCCGCCGGCGTGCCGGTGGTGCAGGTGCTGCGCGACCACGACGGTGCCACCGCGGTCGAACACGACGGCTGGACCTACGAACTGCACACACCGGGCAACGGCGAGGACCTGTACCGCGACGCGGTGTCATGGACACCGTTGACCAACGTGGCCCAGGCACGCGACGCCGGGCGCATGCTGGCGCGCCTGCACCAGGCCGCCACCCGCTACCACGCCCCGCAGCGCGGCACCCACCTGCTGGTGGCGCGCGACGACCTGATCCGCAGCCACGACCCCATCGCCGCACTCAAGGCCGACCTGGACAACCGCCCCGGCCTTGCCCGCTACCTGGCGCGCATTCCGTGGGAGGAACAACTACGCAGGATCGTGCTGCCCTGGCATGCGGGCCTGGCCGAGCGCCTGCGCGACGAACCGCGGCTGTGGGCGCACAACGACTGGCACGTTTCCAACCTGCTCTGGCAGGGCGACACGGTGAGCACCGTGCTCGACTTCGGCCTGGCCTCGCCCGCCAGCGCGCTGTTCGACCTGGCCACCGCCATCGAGCGCAATGCGGTCGCCTGGCTGGAGCTGGAACGCGGCGCGCAGGCCGTGCGCATCGACATCGCACTGGCGCTGCTCGACGGCTACCGCCAGCTGCTGCCGCTGTCCGCCGCGCGCATGCACCTGCTGGCCGACCTGCTGCCGGTGGTGCACCTGGACTTCGCGCTGTCCGAAGTGGAGTACTTCGAAGGCGTCACCGGCTCCACCGCCAACGCCGACGTCGCCTGGCAACCGTTCCTGCTCGGCCACGCGCAATGGTTCGGCAGCGCCGAAGGCCAGGCGCTGTTGGCGGCGCTGCACGCGGCCGCCTGA